The following coding sequences are from one Phenylobacterium glaciei window:
- the fliN gene encoding flagellar motor switch protein FliN, whose amino-acid sequence MAENGLELDEFAPGDPLADMSMDMEDKTATDLAPVFDVPVSISAVLGRATMSVAQLLQLSSGSVLELDRKVGEAIDIYVNNRLVARGEVVIVDERLGVTMTEIIKDGDSAA is encoded by the coding sequence ATGGCCGAGAACGGACTTGAGCTCGACGAATTCGCCCCCGGCGATCCGCTCGCCGACATGTCGATGGACATGGAGGACAAGACCGCCACCGACCTGGCGCCGGTCTTCGACGTCCCGGTCTCGATTTCCGCGGTCCTTGGCCGCGCCACCATGTCGGTGGCCCAGCTGCTGCAACTCAGCTCCGGCAGCGTGCTGGAGCTGGACCGCAAGGTCGGCGAGGCCATCGACATCTACGTCAACAACCGCCTGGTCGCCCGGGGCGAGGTCGTCATCGTCGACGAACGCCTGGGCGTGACCATGACGGAAATCATCAAGGACGGGGACTCGGCGGCCTGA
- the flhA gene encoding flagellar biosynthesis protein FlhA, giving the protein MADVPAGYGTNRPSAGEVWSWIARGEVALAIGVIGVIVLLILPIPAFMLDGLLAISITSAVLILMTSLLISRPLEFTAFPTVLLVTTLFRLALNIASTRLILGHGHEGAHGAGKVIEAFGHLMTGGSFAIGLIVFAILVLVNFVVITKGSGRIAEVAARFTLDSMPGKQMAIDADLSSGLIDEDLAKKRRKELEQESTFFGAMDGASKFVRGDAVAGLVIVAINVIGGILIGVIQHKVPIAQAASTYTIMTIGDGLVSQIPALIISIAAGFLVSKAGVDGSADKALVTQLAMNPIALGMVSATAGVVALIPGMPIIPFAIVSIASGVLAWRRGHTKPAAAESNSLTVAAPTAEESEEPISQTLAIDEIKIELGYGLLPLINDLEGRRLTDQIKALRRTLATDYGFVMPAVRILDNMRLPSQGYMIRIKEMEAGGGEVRLGSLMAMDPRGGQVDLPGEHIREPAFGLPATWVDDSLREEATFRGYTIVDPATVLTTHLTEILKENMPDLLSYAELQKMLKDLPAEQKKLVEDLVPQVVSATTIQRVLQSLLKERVSIRDLPSILEGIGEAAPHTQSITLLVEQVRGRLARQLSFAHRGDDGALPIITMSAEWENAFADALIGSGDEKQLALAPSRLQEFIRGVRDTFERAALNGDSPVLLTSPQVRPYVRSIIERFRGQTPVMSQNEVHPKARLKTVGTI; this is encoded by the coding sequence ATGGCTGACGTCCCCGCAGGTTACGGTACGAACCGCCCCTCCGCCGGAGAGGTGTGGAGCTGGATCGCGCGTGGCGAGGTGGCCCTGGCCATCGGCGTCATCGGCGTCATCGTCCTGCTGATCCTGCCCATCCCGGCGTTCATGCTGGACGGGCTGCTGGCGATCTCGATCACCAGCGCGGTGCTGATCCTGATGACCTCTCTGCTCATCAGCCGGCCGCTGGAATTCACCGCCTTCCCGACGGTGCTTCTGGTCACCACCCTGTTCCGACTGGCGCTGAACATCGCGTCGACCCGCCTGATCCTCGGTCACGGCCACGAGGGGGCGCACGGGGCGGGTAAGGTCATCGAGGCCTTCGGCCACCTCATGACCGGGGGCAGTTTCGCCATCGGCCTGATCGTCTTCGCCATCCTGGTGCTGGTGAACTTCGTGGTCATCACCAAGGGTTCGGGCCGGATCGCCGAGGTGGCGGCCCGCTTCACCCTGGACTCTATGCCCGGCAAGCAGATGGCCATCGACGCCGACCTGTCTTCGGGCCTGATCGACGAGGACTTGGCCAAGAAGCGCCGCAAGGAGCTGGAGCAGGAATCGACCTTCTTCGGGGCCATGGACGGCGCCTCGAAGTTCGTGCGCGGCGACGCGGTCGCCGGCCTCGTGATTGTCGCGATCAACGTGATCGGCGGCATTCTGATCGGGGTGATCCAGCACAAGGTTCCGATCGCGCAAGCCGCCTCCACCTACACCATCATGACCATCGGCGACGGCCTGGTCAGCCAGATCCCGGCCCTGATCATCTCCATCGCCGCGGGCTTCCTGGTGTCGAAGGCCGGCGTCGACGGCTCGGCCGACAAGGCGCTGGTCACCCAGTTGGCCATGAACCCCATCGCGCTCGGCATGGTCTCGGCCACCGCGGGCGTCGTGGCCCTGATCCCGGGCATGCCGATCATCCCCTTCGCCATCGTCTCCATCGCCTCGGGCGTGCTGGCCTGGCGGCGAGGCCATACCAAGCCGGCGGCGGCGGAATCGAATTCGCTCACCGTGGCGGCGCCCACCGCCGAGGAATCCGAAGAGCCGATCAGCCAGACCCTGGCCATAGACGAGATCAAGATCGAGCTGGGCTACGGCCTGCTGCCGCTGATCAACGACCTTGAGGGCCGTCGCCTGACCGACCAGATCAAGGCCCTGCGTCGGACGCTGGCCACCGACTACGGCTTCGTCATGCCGGCGGTGCGTATCCTCGACAACATGCGCCTGCCCAGCCAGGGCTACATGATCCGCATCAAGGAGATGGAGGCCGGCGGTGGCGAGGTCCGTCTCGGCTCGCTGATGGCCATGGACCCGCGCGGCGGCCAGGTGGACCTGCCCGGCGAACACATCCGCGAACCGGCCTTCGGTCTGCCCGCCACCTGGGTGGACGACAGCCTGCGCGAGGAAGCCACCTTCCGCGGCTACACCATCGTCGACCCGGCCACCGTGCTCACCACGCACCTGACCGAGATCCTGAAGGAAAACATGCCCGACCTGCTCTCCTACGCGGAGCTGCAGAAGATGCTGAAGGATCTGCCCGCCGAGCAGAAGAAGCTGGTGGAAGACCTGGTGCCCCAGGTGGTCTCGGCCACCACCATCCAACGCGTCCTGCAGTCGCTGCTGAAGGAACGGGTCTCGATCCGTGACCTGCCCTCAATCCTGGAAGGCATCGGCGAGGCCGCGCCGCACACCCAGTCCATCACCCTGCTGGTGGAACAGGTCCGTGGCCGCCTGGCCCGCCAGCTGTCCTTCGCCCACCGCGGCGACGACGGCGCCCTGCCGATCATCACCATGTCGGCCGAGTGGGAGAACGCCTTCGCCGACGCCCTGATCGGGTCGGGCGACGAGAAGCAGCTGGCGCTGGCGCCGTCGCGCCTGCAGGAGTTCATCCGCGGCGTCCGCGACACCTTCGAACGGGCCGCGCTGAACGGCGACTCACCGGTGCTGCTCACCAGCCCGCAGGTCCGCCCCTATGTCCGCTCGATCATCGAACGCTTCCGCGGCCAGACGCCGGTGATGAGCCAGAACGAGGTGCATCCCAAGGCGCGGCTCAAGACCGTCGGGACGATCTAG
- the fliF gene encoding flagellar basal-body MS-ring/collar protein FliF — protein MNSFVAALQRFGIGRLAAMLGVGIGVVAAVVALTMNLGQPKSLLYSNLDLKEASSITAALDQANVKYEVKGDGSTIMVGRDEVASTRLLLSAKGLPTSGSVGYEIFDNANAMGQTDFVQQLNRQRALEGELARTIQALDGITSARVHLVLPKRELFEEEAEQPSASVSIGVGGREPSADQVRAMQNLVAGAVPNLKPDRVTVVDQHAKTLSGGEAGDAMAADGRKSDVEQRITKTIKTLVEGMVGAGKARVNVTADLDLSRITIAEEKFDPDGQVIRSESTTEQTAKENSPTSSGQVSAAANIPGAPGADTDNSVSNSGSTESTTNYEISKTTRTEVKEPGQLKRISVAVAVDGITAPGKDGKPGAYTPRSAQEMQRLEQLVRTAVGYDQARGDQVTVVNVRFPSTVDADGVTAASPLMGFDKNDIMRAAELGVMAIVALAMMIFVVRPMLGGGGGRGGVVGNGLPALTMASAPQMTRIITTADGQPMQVAVDPNTGQSLALPGPGNELESRIDIARIEGQVKASSVKRVAEFVDTHPEESVSLLRTWLHETT, from the coding sequence TTGAACAGTTTCGTCGCCGCCTTGCAACGGTTCGGTATCGGACGTCTCGCCGCCATGCTGGGGGTCGGCATCGGGGTGGTCGCGGCGGTTGTCGCCCTGACCATGAACCTCGGCCAGCCCAAATCCCTGCTCTATTCGAACCTGGACCTGAAGGAGGCGAGCTCGATCACTGCGGCCCTCGACCAGGCCAACGTGAAATACGAGGTCAAGGGCGACGGCTCCACCATCATGGTCGGCCGCGACGAGGTGGCCTCCACCCGCCTGCTGCTGTCGGCCAAGGGCCTGCCGACGTCGGGTTCGGTGGGCTACGAGATCTTCGACAACGCCAACGCCATGGGCCAGACGGACTTCGTCCAGCAGCTCAACCGCCAGCGCGCCCTGGAAGGCGAGCTGGCCCGCACCATCCAGGCCCTGGACGGCATCACCTCGGCCCGCGTCCACCTGGTCCTGCCCAAGCGTGAACTGTTCGAGGAAGAGGCTGAACAGCCCTCGGCCTCGGTCAGCATCGGGGTTGGCGGCCGCGAGCCCAGCGCCGACCAGGTCCGCGCCATGCAGAACCTGGTGGCCGGCGCCGTTCCCAATCTGAAGCCGGACCGCGTCACCGTGGTGGACCAGCACGCCAAGACCCTTTCGGGCGGAGAGGCCGGCGACGCCATGGCCGCCGACGGCCGCAAGAGCGACGTCGAACAGCGCATCACCAAGACCATCAAGACCCTGGTCGAGGGTATGGTCGGCGCGGGCAAGGCCCGGGTGAACGTCACCGCCGACCTGGACCTGTCGCGCATCACCATCGCCGAGGAAAAGTTTGATCCGGACGGTCAGGTGATCCGGTCGGAATCCACCACCGAACAGACCGCCAAGGAAAACAGCCCGACCTCCTCGGGACAGGTCTCCGCCGCCGCCAACATCCCCGGCGCGCCCGGCGCGGACACCGACAACAGCGTCTCCAACAGCGGCAGCACCGAATCCACCACCAACTACGAGATCTCCAAGACCACGCGGACCGAGGTGAAGGAGCCCGGCCAGCTGAAGCGCATCTCCGTGGCCGTGGCCGTGGACGGGATCACCGCGCCGGGCAAGGACGGCAAGCCCGGCGCCTACACCCCGCGCAGCGCCCAGGAGATGCAGCGCCTGGAACAGCTGGTGCGCACCGCGGTCGGCTACGACCAGGCCCGCGGCGACCAGGTGACGGTGGTCAATGTCCGCTTCCCCTCCACGGTCGACGCCGACGGCGTGACGGCGGCCAGCCCGCTGATGGGCTTCGACAAGAACGACATCATGCGCGCCGCCGAGCTGGGGGTGATGGCCATCGTGGCGCTCGCCATGATGATCTTCGTCGTCCGACCGATGCTTGGCGGCGGCGGCGGTCGCGGCGGCGTCGTGGGCAACGGCCTGCCGGCCCTGACCATGGCCAGCGCCCCGCAGATGACCCGCATCATCACCACCGCCGACGGCCAACCCATGCAGGTCGCCGTCGACCCCAACACCGGCCAGTCGCTGGCCCTGCCCGGCCCCGGCAACGAGCTGGAGTCGCGGATCGACATCGCCCGGATCGAGGGCCAGGTGAAGGCCTCCTCCGTCAAGCGCGTCGCCGAGTTCGTCGACACCCACCCAGAAGAGTCGGTGTCGCTGCTGCGCACCTGGCTGCATGAGACCACCTGA
- a CDS encoding sigma-54-dependent transcriptional regulator FlbD, translating into MRLLVVGKLNGQLSTAVKMAMSAGAKVSHVETIAACTHALRAGQGADLLLVDYDLDIAALIAANEAERIRVPVVACGVDADPKRAGDAIRAGAKEFIPLPPEAEMIAAVLAAVSDDNKPMVVRDAAMQAVISLADQVAGSEASILITGESGSGKEVIARYVHQKSRRASKPFISVNCAAIPENLLESELFGHEKGAFTGALARRIGKFEEANGGTLLLDEISEMDVRLQAKLLRAIQEREIDRVGGSKPVKVDIRILATSNRDLVQAVKDHTFREDLLYRLNVVNLRLPALRERPGDVVALAEFFVKKYAAANGVAERPLSGEAKRRLAGHRWPGNVRELENAMHRAVLLAIGPEIDEAAIRLPDGQPLAAPDPGSRTAYAAATAAESATRNFVGQTVATMEQQLIIDTLEHCLGNRTHAANILGISIRTLRNKLKEYSEAGVSVPAPQGMGAHAA; encoded by the coding sequence ATGCGGCTTCTGGTCGTCGGAAAATTGAACGGGCAACTGTCCACCGCCGTGAAGATGGCGATGTCGGCGGGCGCCAAGGTCAGCCACGTGGAGACCATCGCGGCCTGCACCCACGCCCTGCGCGCGGGCCAGGGGGCCGACCTGCTGCTGGTGGACTATGACCTCGACATCGCCGCCCTGATCGCGGCCAACGAGGCCGAGCGCATCCGGGTGCCGGTGGTGGCCTGCGGGGTCGACGCCGATCCCAAGCGGGCCGGCGACGCCATCCGCGCGGGCGCCAAGGAGTTCATCCCCCTGCCCCCCGAGGCGGAGATGATCGCCGCGGTGCTGGCCGCGGTCTCCGACGACAACAAGCCCATGGTGGTGCGCGACGCCGCCATGCAGGCCGTGATCTCGCTGGCCGACCAGGTGGCGGGCTCGGAAGCCTCCATCCTGATCACCGGCGAAAGCGGCTCGGGCAAGGAGGTCATCGCCCGCTACGTGCACCAGAAGTCACGCCGGGCCTCCAAGCCCTTCATCTCGGTCAACTGCGCGGCGATCCCCGAGAACCTGCTGGAGAGCGAGTTGTTCGGCCACGAGAAGGGCGCCTTCACCGGCGCACTCGCCCGCCGCATCGGCAAGTTCGAGGAAGCCAACGGCGGCACCCTGCTGCTGGACGAAATCTCCGAGATGGACGTGCGCCTGCAGGCCAAGCTGCTGCGCGCCATCCAGGAGCGCGAGATCGACCGGGTCGGCGGCTCCAAGCCGGTGAAGGTGGACATCCGCATCCTGGCCACCTCCAACCGCGACCTGGTCCAGGCCGTGAAGGATCACACCTTCCGCGAGGACCTGCTCTACCGCCTCAACGTCGTGAACCTGCGCCTGCCGGCCCTGCGCGAGCGGCCCGGCGACGTCGTCGCCCTGGCCGAATTCTTCGTCAAGAAGTACGCCGCCGCCAATGGCGTGGCCGAACGTCCGCTGTCGGGGGAGGCCAAGCGCCGCCTGGCCGGCCACCGCTGGCCGGGCAATGTGCGCGAGCTGGAAAACGCCATGCACCGCGCCGTCCTGCTGGCCATCGGCCCGGAGATTGACGAGGCCGCCATCCGCCTGCCCGACGGCCAGCCCCTGGCCGCCCCCGACCCCGGCTCGCGCACCGCCTATGCCGCCGCGACCGCCGCGGAATCGGCGACCCGCAACTTCGTCGGACAGACCGTGGCGACCATGGAACAGCAGCTGATCATCGACACCCTGGAGCATTGCCTGGGCAACCGCACCCACGCGGCCAACATCCTGGGCATCTCCATCCGCACGCTCCGCAACAAGCTCAAGGAATACAGCGAGGCCGGCGTCTCGGTCCCCGCGCCACAGGGCATGGGCGCCCACGCCGCCTAG
- the fliI gene encoding flagellar protein export ATPase FliI, with product MRNLVAAVERIDPLTVSGRVAAVNGLLIEARGGLTRLSVGARAAIERRADTPLQAEVVGFRETRALLMPFGPVEGVAPGAEIRIDPMGSAVRPTRAWLGRIIDAFGDPIDGLGPLPQGPVAYPLRAAPPAAHARGRVGERLDLGVRSMNVFTTCCRGQRLGVFAGSGVGKSVLLSMLAKEADCDVVVVGLIGERGREVREFIEETLGEEGLKRAIVVVATSDEPALKRRQAAYMTLAIAEFLRDQDLEVLCMMDSVTRFAMAQREIGLAAGEPPTTKGYTPTVFTELPKLLERAGPGPVRPDGTTAGPITGIFTVLVDGDDHNEPIADAVRGILDGHIVMERAIAERGRFPAINVLKSISRTMPGCHLPHERQIVTNARQTLSAYANMEELIRIGAYRAGADPMVDRAIALNPQLEAFLGQDKDEATSLDESFELLAQILMSEAA from the coding sequence TTGCGTAACCTCGTCGCCGCCGTCGAGCGTATCGATCCGCTGACCGTTTCGGGCCGCGTGGCGGCGGTGAATGGTCTCCTGATCGAAGCCCGCGGCGGGCTGACCCGCCTGTCGGTAGGCGCGCGAGCGGCCATCGAACGCCGGGCTGACACCCCCCTTCAGGCCGAGGTCGTCGGCTTCCGCGAAACCCGCGCCCTGCTGATGCCCTTCGGTCCGGTTGAAGGCGTCGCCCCCGGCGCGGAAATCCGCATCGACCCCATGGGGTCGGCCGTGCGCCCGACGCGGGCCTGGTTGGGCCGCATCATCGACGCTTTCGGCGATCCCATCGACGGGCTCGGCCCCCTGCCGCAAGGCCCCGTCGCCTATCCCCTGCGCGCCGCCCCGCCCGCCGCCCATGCCCGCGGCCGGGTCGGCGAGCGCCTGGACCTGGGCGTGCGGTCCATGAATGTCTTCACCACCTGCTGCCGCGGCCAGCGCCTGGGGGTGTTCGCCGGCTCCGGCGTCGGCAAGTCGGTGCTGCTCTCCATGCTGGCCAAGGAGGCCGACTGCGACGTGGTCGTGGTAGGACTGATCGGCGAACGGGGCCGTGAGGTCCGCGAGTTCATCGAGGAGACCCTGGGCGAGGAGGGCCTCAAGCGCGCCATCGTCGTCGTCGCCACCTCCGACGAGCCGGCGCTGAAGCGCCGCCAGGCCGCCTACATGACGCTGGCCATCGCCGAGTTCCTGCGCGACCAGGACCTGGAAGTCCTGTGCATGATGGACAGCGTCACCCGCTTCGCCATGGCCCAGCGCGAGATCGGCCTGGCCGCCGGCGAACCGCCGACCACCAAGGGCTACACCCCCACCGTCTTCACCGAGCTGCCCAAGCTGCTGGAGCGCGCCGGTCCCGGGCCCGTGCGGCCCGACGGCACGACGGCAGGCCCCATCACCGGCATCTTCACCGTGCTGGTGGACGGCGACGACCACAACGAGCCCATCGCCGACGCCGTGCGCGGTATCCTCGACGGCCATATCGTCATGGAGCGCGCCATCGCCGAGCGCGGCCGCTTCCCGGCCATCAATGTGCTGAAGTCCATCAGCCGGACCATGCCGGGCTGCCACCTGCCCCATGAGCGGCAGATCGTCACCAACGCCCGCCAGACTCTATCGGCCTACGCCAACATGGAGGAGCTGATCCGCATCGGCGCCTACCGCGCCGGCGCCGATCCGATGGTCGACCGGGCCATCGCGCTCAACCCGCAACTGGAAGCCTTCCTTGGCCAGGACAAGGACGAGGCCACCAGCCTCGACGAAAGCTTCGAACTCCTGGCCCAGATCCTGATGAGTGAAGCCGCATGA
- a CDS encoding DUF4282 domain-containing protein — protein MRPSKPTYQRGAGASLFWDLLTFERLMTNQVIHLIYWAGLGVIALIAFGFIGTAVGVALREELFMGILLAVSVLVGGFLVVGALVLLWRSFCELYVAIFRLSDDLHAMRQAVDAENSVRAPQPPQPQ, from the coding sequence ATGCGACCATCCAAACCCACTTACCAGCGCGGCGCGGGGGCCAGCCTGTTCTGGGACCTGCTGACCTTCGAGCGTCTGATGACCAACCAGGTCATCCACCTGATCTATTGGGCGGGCCTCGGCGTGATCGCCCTGATCGCCTTCGGGTTCATCGGCACCGCCGTTGGCGTGGCCCTGCGCGAAGAGCTGTTCATGGGGATTCTGCTGGCCGTCAGCGTGCTGGTGGGCGGCTTCCTGGTGGTGGGCGCCCTGGTGCTGCTGTGGCGCTCATTCTGCGAGCTCTACGTCGCCATCTTCCGCCTCAGCGACGACCTGCACGCCATGCGCCAAGCCGTGGACGCCGAGAATTCGGTCCGCGCGCCGCAACCGCCGCAACCGCAGTAG
- the fliG gene encoding flagellar motor switch protein FliG: MAVGSKGKAITDVTRLSGPEKAAVILLALGEDHGTIWQQLDDEEIKEISQAMAGLGNVAASVVEQLLVDFISGMSGAGAIMGSFEQTQRLLAAFLPAEKVDTLMEEIRGPAGRTMWDKLGNVNEAVLANYLKNEYPQTVAVVLSKVKSDHAARVLGALPEDFALECVTRMLRMEPVQREILDKIEQTLRTEFMSNLARTSKRDSHEMMADIFNAFDRQTEARFIAALEERNRESAERIRALMFVFEDLSKLDPGGVQTLLRAVEKDQLGLALKGSSDSLREMFFSNMSERAAKIMREDMEGMGPVRLRDVDQAQMAMVQVAKDLAAKGEIMLAGAGSDDELIY, translated from the coding sequence ATGGCCGTCGGCTCCAAAGGCAAGGCGATCACCGACGTCACCCGCCTGAGCGGGCCGGAGAAGGCGGCCGTCATCCTGCTGGCGCTCGGCGAAGACCACGGCACCATCTGGCAGCAGCTGGACGACGAGGAGATCAAGGAGATCTCCCAGGCCATGGCCGGCCTCGGAAACGTGGCGGCCTCGGTGGTCGAGCAGCTGCTGGTGGACTTCATCTCCGGCATGTCCGGCGCCGGCGCGATCATGGGCTCCTTCGAGCAGACCCAGCGCCTGCTGGCCGCCTTCCTGCCGGCCGAGAAGGTCGACACCCTGATGGAGGAGATCCGCGGTCCCGCGGGTCGCACCATGTGGGACAAGCTGGGCAACGTGAACGAGGCGGTGCTCGCCAACTATCTGAAGAACGAATACCCGCAGACCGTCGCCGTGGTGCTGAGCAAGGTGAAGTCCGACCACGCCGCCCGCGTGCTGGGCGCTCTGCCGGAAGACTTCGCCCTGGAGTGCGTCACCCGCATGCTGCGGATGGAGCCGGTGCAGCGCGAGATCCTCGACAAGATCGAGCAGACCCTGCGGACCGAGTTCATGTCCAACCTGGCGCGCACCTCCAAGCGCGACAGCCACGAGATGATGGCCGACATCTTCAACGCCTTCGACCGTCAAACCGAGGCGCGCTTCATCGCGGCCCTGGAAGAGCGCAACCGCGAGAGCGCCGAGCGCATCCGCGCCCTGATGTTCGTCTTCGAGGACCTGTCCAAGCTCGACCCCGGCGGGGTCCAGACCCTGCTTCGCGCCGTCGAGAAGGACCAGCTGGGCCTGGCCCTCAAGGGCTCGTCCGACAGCTTGCGCGAGATGTTCTTCTCCAACATGTCCGAGCGCGCCGCCAAGATCATGCGCGAGGACATGGAGGGCATGGGCCCGGTGCGTCTGCGCGACGTCGACCAGGCGCAGATGGCCATGGTGCAGGTCGCCAAGGACCTGGCCGCCAAGGGCGAGATCATGCTGGCCGGGGCCGGCAGCGACGATGAGCTGATCTACTGA
- a CDS encoding flagellar export protein FliJ, which produces MSWADSLIKLSTYEVEILQKRLGEIADRRMAAEMKLVLLEAEGEAEAHRAREDAEHGWYQVGFLEGLRIRKAAAQVEIDRIADEEAGARDALSLAYEEQKKYEQVAEGIAVARRKEVAKQETAALDELGLRRAAGAR; this is translated from the coding sequence ATGAGCTGGGCCGACAGTCTGATCAAGCTCTCGACCTATGAGGTCGAGATCCTGCAAAAGCGCCTGGGCGAGATCGCCGACCGGCGCATGGCCGCCGAGATGAAGCTGGTCCTGCTGGAAGCCGAGGGTGAGGCCGAGGCCCATCGCGCCCGCGAGGACGCCGAGCACGGCTGGTATCAGGTGGGCTTCCTGGAGGGGCTGCGTATCCGCAAGGCCGCCGCACAGGTGGAGATCGACCGCATCGCCGACGAAGAGGCCGGCGCCCGCGACGCCCTCTCCCTGGCCTACGAAGAGCAGAAGAAATACGAGCAGGTGGCCGAGGGCATCGCCGTGGCCCGCCGCAAGGAAGTGGCCAAGCAGGAAACCGCAGCCCTCGACGAACTGGGCCTGCGCAGGGCCGCTGGAGCCCGATGA
- a CDS encoding endo-1,4-beta-xylanase — MRLHRRAFVGSALALAACNRTADAQTAPITIPPLKSVAPFPVGAAIQAVHLQDPTLVRLLTEQVSQLTPEWEMKMEYIAQPDGSFRFDGPDQIAAFAKANGIRLFGHTLVWYDQAPAAFEKLDESRVSFAAAYRNYILAVVGRYRGQAVGWDVINETVLDDGSGWRDSLWARKLGKLEHMILAFQHAREADPSAVLFLNDFFLETLPNKRRAYLKLAETLLKAGAPLGGLGTQTHLAAGDQKGLIKAAIADLASLGLPIHISEMDVSLQEGGGRTERLTRQADLYREAAEAFSALPQHQQFAFTTWGLRDRESWRKREDAADAPLLFDINGDPKPAARAWVQGLG; from the coding sequence ATGAGACTGCACCGCCGCGCCTTCGTGGGCTCGGCCCTGGCGCTGGCGGCCTGCAACCGCACGGCCGACGCCCAGACCGCGCCGATCACCATCCCGCCCCTGAAATCCGTCGCCCCCTTCCCGGTGGGCGCGGCCATCCAGGCCGTCCATCTGCAGGACCCGACCCTGGTCCGCCTGCTGACCGAGCAGGTCTCCCAACTCACGCCCGAGTGGGAGATGAAGATGGAATACATCGCCCAGCCGGACGGCTCGTTCCGGTTCGACGGTCCCGACCAGATCGCCGCCTTCGCCAAGGCCAACGGCATCCGGCTCTTCGGCCATACCCTGGTCTGGTACGACCAGGCGCCGGCGGCCTTCGAGAAACTCGACGAGAGCCGGGTCAGCTTCGCCGCGGCCTATCGCAACTACATCCTGGCGGTGGTGGGCCGCTATCGCGGCCAGGCCGTGGGCTGGGACGTGATCAACGAGACGGTGCTGGACGACGGCAGCGGCTGGCGCGACAGCCTGTGGGCCCGCAAGCTGGGCAAGCTGGAGCACATGATCCTGGCCTTCCAGCATGCCCGCGAGGCCGATCCCAGCGCGGTGCTGTTCCTCAACGACTTCTTCCTGGAAACCTTGCCGAACAAGCGACGGGCCTATCTGAAACTGGCCGAGACCCTGCTGAAGGCCGGCGCGCCCCTGGGCGGTCTGGGCACCCAGACTCACCTGGCGGCCGGCGACCAGAAGGGCCTCATCAAGGCGGCCATCGCCGACCTCGCCTCCCTCGGCCTGCCGATCCACATTTCCGAGATGGACGTCTCCCTGCAGGAGGGCGGCGGGCGCACCGAGCGGCTGACCCGCCAGGCCGACCTCTACCGCGAGGCCGCCGAGGCTTTCTCGGCCCTGCCGCAACACCAGCAGTTCGCCTTCACCACCTGGGGCCTGCGCGACCGGGAGTCCTGGCGCAAGCGCGAGGACGCCGCCGACGCGCCGCTGCTGTTCGATATCAATGGTGATCCCAAACCGGCCGCGCGGGCCTGGGTTCAGGGTCTCGGCTGA
- a CDS encoding flagellar assembly protein FliH, with protein sequence MASDIPHEKFGFDTVFDGAGDVAFAQPRPKRSYSAEEVEAVRQTAFAAGESQGLASTAALQAQALSRIADAARAALPTLAEVAHEHRLGSAHLALACAKAIADAALLRFPEAPIQAALESLAREIEAAPRLVVSANPDLAVALEPLLAEVAQGIGYAGAIHIKPAAGLGHAAFTLDFGDGAAAYDPGAAAERVAVVLEAALAAEGLHAEPLIPGSEG encoded by the coding sequence ATGGCCAGCGATATCCCTCACGAGAAGTTCGGCTTCGACACCGTGTTCGACGGCGCGGGCGACGTCGCCTTCGCCCAGCCGCGGCCGAAGCGCTCCTACAGCGCCGAGGAGGTCGAGGCCGTGCGCCAGACCGCCTTCGCCGCCGGCGAGAGCCAGGGCCTGGCCTCCACGGCCGCCCTGCAGGCCCAGGCCCTGTCGCGTATCGCCGACGCCGCCCGCGCCGCCCTGCCCACCCTGGCCGAGGTCGCACACGAACACCGGCTGGGCTCGGCCCACCTGGCCCTTGCCTGCGCCAAGGCCATCGCCGACGCCGCCCTGCTGCGGTTCCCCGAGGCCCCGATCCAGGCGGCCCTGGAATCGCTGGCCCGCGAAATCGAGGCCGCGCCGCGCCTGGTGGTGTCTGCCAACCCCGACCTCGCCGTCGCGCTCGAGCCCCTGCTGGCGGAGGTCGCCCAGGGCATCGGCTATGCCGGCGCCATCCACATCAAGCCGGCGGCGGGCCTCGGCCACGCCGCCTTCACCCTCGACTTCGGCGACGGCGCGGCGGCCTACGACCCCGGCGCCGCAGCCGAGCGCGTGGCGGTGGTCCTGGAAGCGGCGCTCGCCGCCGAGGGCCTGCACGCCGAACCCCTTATTCCTGGAAGTGAAGGCTAA